The DNA region TAAAAAAGACTTCAGAGAATTAGAGGGCCAGTTTGACAAATTAGTGTCCATCGAAATGATAGAAGCTATCGGTCATAAACTTTATAAAACATTTTTTCGAAAATGTAGCCAGTTACTTAAGCCAGAGGGCCTTCTCGTAATCCAGGCAATTACAATTGCGGATAATTTATTTGAGGAGTCCAAAGATTTTATAGATTTTATCAAGCAATATATTTTCCCAGGTAGTTGTATTCCTTCAATTAGTGCCTTGTGTTCCGCGGCAACTTCATCTGATATCAAATTGTTTCATCTTGAAGACATAACACCCCACTACGCTAGAACCTTGAAGGAATGGAGAACAAACTTTCTGCAAAATAAAAGTCGGGTCAAGGACCTGGGGTTCACTAATGCTTTTATTCGAATGTGGTTATTTTATCTTTGCTACTGCGAAGGTGGTTTCATGGAAAGACAGATAGGGAATGTTCAAATGGTTTTCACCAAGCCTTTATGCCGAAGAGATCCAATATTACCGCCACTAGAAGCAGTAAACCCAAACTAAATTAGTTTATATGGACAACTTTATTTATCATTTATCTATCTGTTGGCTCATTATTGCTGTTTTCATGATGTTGCTGTGGGCCATGCAGATAAAAACAGGAAACGCGGCAATCGCAGATGTGGGATGGGCATATGGTATCGCGTTCGGGATACTTTACTTTTCGTTTATTGGAGATGGTGATAAAGATAGAACAATTTTAACTGCAGTAATGGGAATTGTATGGGGATTGCGTTTAGGGACATATTTATTATTCAATCGGGTCATAAACGCACAAGAAGACAGTCGATACCAAAATTTTAGAAAATCTGCAGGAAACAATGTTCTCCGATATTTTTTTTTATTTTTTCAAGCACAGGCTGTTGTGGCAATTCTATTTGTCATTCCAATAGTCATAGTTTTCTACAATCCGAATTCGCTAAATTATTTGGATATAGCTGCACTACTCATTTGGTTTATTTCTATGACAGGTGAATGTGTTGCTGATAAACAATTATCCAGTTTCAAGGCAAATAAATCGAACGCGGGAAAAGTTTGTCGTAATGGTTTATGGAAGTATTCCCGCCACCCAAATTATTTTTTTGAATGGATACACTGGTGGAGCTATGTGTTTTTGAATTTCGGTTCAAATAATTTATGGATTAGTCTAACAGGCCCATTACTGATGCTCTTTTTTCTAATTAAAATTTCTGGAATTCCATTTGCTGAACAACAAGCTTTGAAAAGCAAAGGTATTGAATACGAAAATTACATAAAAACAACCAATATGTTTTTTCCAGGGCCCCAAAAGGATACAATTTAATGGATAAAGTGATTAGTCTTATAGAAAGAGGTTGGGTTCCGGATTCATTGATTCGGACAGGCATACGCCAGCTATTGAGAAAACGATTATCCGAAGAAAAAATTATTTTTAATAAAAAGGATCATATTAGCAATTTTGTGTGTGCTTTATGTGCACGCCCTATAGCAGTTGAAACATCAAAGGCCAACGATCAGCATTACGAATTGCCACCCTCATTTTTTAACTTGGTATTGGGGAAATATAATAAATACAGTTCCTGCTATTGGGGAGATGGGGCAACAACTTTAGATGAAGCAGAGGCAAGCTCTTTAAAAATTACTTGTGACAGAGCTGAATTGTCTGATGATATGGATATTCTGGAATTAGGTTGTGGGTGGGGTTCTCTTTCCTTGTGGATGGCCGAAAAGTATCCCAACAGCAGAATCACTTCAATTTCGAACTCCAACCAACAAAGAGAATTTATTGACAGGGCTGCTCAATTAAAAAACTTAAATAATCTTACGGTCGTAACATGTGACATGAATAATTTTAATGCGAATATGAAATATGATCGGATCGTATCAGTCGAAATGTTTGAGCATATGCAAAACTATGAGCGGTTAATGGAAAATATTTCATCATGGTTAAAACCTAATGGGAAGTTATTTGTCCATATCTTCTGTCATCAGAAATTTGCCTACTTTTTCTCCACAGAAGGTTCTGATAATTGGATGGGCCGCTATTTTTTTACAGGCGGATTAATGCCATCAGAGGATTTGCTGTTAAAATTTCAAAATAAACTTTCTATAGATAAACAATGGCGTTGGAACGGGCGTCATTATAAACAAACCTCCAATGC from Nitrospinota bacterium includes:
- a CDS encoding DUF1295 domain-containing protein, with amino-acid sequence MDNFIYHLSICWLIIAVFMMLLWAMQIKTGNAAIADVGWAYGIAFGILYFSFIGDGDKDRTILTAVMGIVWGLRLGTYLLFNRVINAQEDSRYQNFRKSAGNNVLRYFFLFFQAQAVVAILFVIPIVIVFYNPNSLNYLDIAALLIWFISMTGECVADKQLSSFKANKSNAGKVCRNGLWKYSRHPNYFFEWIHWWSYVFLNFGSNNLWISLTGPLLMLFFLIKISGIPFAEQQALKSKGIEYENYIKTTNMFFPGPQKDTI
- a CDS encoding class I SAM-dependent methyltransferase, with the protein product MDKVISLIERGWVPDSLIRTGIRQLLRKRLSEEKIIFNKKDHISNFVCALCARPIAVETSKANDQHYELPPSFFNLVLGKYNKYSSCYWGDGATTLDEAEASSLKITCDRAELSDDMDILELGCGWGSLSLWMAEKYPNSRITSISNSNQQREFIDRAAQLKNLNNLTVVTCDMNNFNANMKYDRIVSVEMFEHMQNYERLMENISSWLKPNGKLFVHIFCHQKFAYFFSTEGSDNWMGRYFFTGGLMPSEDLLLKFQNKLSIDKQWRWNGRHYKQTSNAWLKNMDREKNKILPILEQVYGLKERNTWFQRWRIFFMSCAELFGYNRGYQWFVAHYLFKKS